A single Neospora caninum Liverpool complete genome, chromosome VIIb DNA region contains:
- a CDS encoding putative acetyltransferase domain-containing protein, producing the protein MGRLPDDTNPAPASVSGQNCASSSDKAQTSAAKLPFPEPPPCFGLGQLTRHNAMQLKQLNLATLPVTYGDTLYEQLQRHSEFSRLGYLGEVMVGAICCRVEAPATTAPGAKKKHRLYIMTLSVLKPYRRYGVASGLLSYVLSRASQPQTGGVELEDCYLHVWTENKYALEFYEKRGFVNEGIQEDYYTDVSPTSAYILRAPLPWIYADAKFASRHADDYDVTQHNLVATAPTPGGK; encoded by the exons ATGGGCAGACTTCCCGACGACACGAACCCGGCGCCAGCGAGCGTCTCTGGCCAGAACTGCGCGAGTTCTTCAGACAAAGCGCAGACGTCTGCTGCAAAACTTCCGTTTCCAGAGCCTCCGCCGTGTTTTGGTTTGGGGCAGTTGACTCGCCACAACGCAATGCAGTTAAAGCAGCTCAACCTCGCAACTCTCCCTGTCACCTACGGCGATACGCTGTACGAACAGCTGCAGCGACACAGCGAGTTCTCTCGGCTTG gtTACTTAGGGGAGGTGATGGTCGGCGCGATCTGCTGTCGAGTCGAAGCCCCCGCCACGACGGCTCCAGGAGCCAAGAAGAAACACCGGCTTTATATCATGACGCTCTCGGTCTTGAAGCCTTACCGGAGATACGGCGTCG CCTCGGGCCTCCTGTCCTacgttctctcgcgcgcgtcccaGCCGCAGACAGGCGGCGTGGAGTTGGAGGACTGCTACCTGCACGTGTGGACCGAGAACAAGTACGCTCTGGAGTTCTACGAAAAGCGCGGCTTCGTCAACGAGGGAATCCAGGAGGACTACTACACTGATGTCTCACCTACGTCTGCCTACATtctgcgcgcgcctctcccgtgGATCTACGCTGACGCGAAGTTCGCGTCGCGGCACGCAGATGATTACGACGTCACTCAGCACAACCTTGTCGCCACTGCCCCGACTCCTGGAGGCAAGTAG